A region of the Candidatus Palauibacter polyketidifaciens genome:
TGGGGATCTTGCCATCGCGGACGAGGCGTCCCAAGTGGTCGGCGGAGTATCCGCTCTCGCGGGAAGCCTCGACCAGCGAGTAGGTGGTCTCGTCCCTCTCCACGAGGGTGGCGTCCAGCTCCTCCGCGCATCGTTCGAGCGCTGTGGCGGGGGTCTCGACCCCGTAGCGGCGCAGCCCCTTGGCCCGCTTGCGCCATGTGGCGGGCAGGCTCTCGACGGTCGGACGGTCTTTCATACGGCGTTTCACTCCCAGTCTCCTTCGGCGTCCCTGCGGAGCGCGTCGGTGAGGTCCTGGTCCCCTTCGCCGCGCCGGACGGACCGTTCGGCGAGGCCGACGCGGCTGCCGAGGTCGGCGAGCCCCGTGGCGCGCGCGACGCCGTAGATGGCGGCCGCGACGGTCACGACGGCGAACGCCGCGTGCAGCCCGACCGAGGCACCGTGCCGGGCGAGGATGAGCGCCCAGTGGGGCGCGAGGTACTCGAGGCGTGATCCGCCGAGGAGGAACGTGGCACCGGCAAGCGCGGCGGTGAGTCCGGCGCTGATCTTCCATGGCTGCATCGGCGAGTCCTCCGTGCGGGTCAGAGTTCGACGGAAGCCGGATCGCGGTCGGCGGGTCCCTTGAGCCAGGAACCGTCTCCGCCGGAGCCCAGGCCGAGGCACTTGAGCATGCCCGCCGCGGCCGGTCCGCTGGCGTGCACCCGGAACCCGGCGGCCGCCTTCGCCTTGACGGTCTCCTTGCTGTAGTTGCCGGACGCGACCTCGATGTTGACGCGGCCGGTTCGTCCCTCGGCGTCTTCGTACTCGATCTGCGCGTCGGGGTGCAGGACCCGTCCCTCGTCGTCGACGGGGAGGCCGAGTTCGCGTGCCATGCGGTGCCGCTCGGCGTCGGCTGCCCGCCTGCCCCTCTTCCGGCGCTCCGACTCGCTCGCGCGCGCGATGGCGCCCTTGAGTTCGGGGTCGAGCCGGACGCGCCGCACCCTGGCGCCCTGCTCGCGCAGGCGCTCCCGTTCCCGGGCGCAGGCGATGTAGACGGCGGTGTCGTGGCGGGCCTGTGCGTCCCGGATCCGGGGGATCCCGATCGCCTGCCCCCGGTCCATCCCCATCGCGGCGGCGTGCCTGCGGGCCTTGGCCACGCCCAGGGGAGTGAGGGTCAGGATCTTGAACGGGTTGCCGTTCGGTCCCGTCGCCGTGGTCTCGGTCACGAGGCCGTCGTCAATCCAGCCGTTGACGGCCCGGCGGGTGGTGTAGGGGTGCCCGCCGAAGCGGGTCTCAGACAGGTCGCGATAGGAGACCGCACCGTGGACGCCGATGTCGGTCAGCGCCCCAGCGCAGCGTTCGCGGAAGGAGATGGTGGACCCGCGCTCCCGGCCCGCGGCGTATTCTCGGCGGTGGCCTTTCCGCATCGGAAAGCGATTGCGGCTGGGTGGCGCGGCGGGGCGCGGGTCCGGTCCGGCCGTGCGGCCGAACGTCTCCTTGCCTCTCATCGGTCGTCAGCGGCTCGGCCCGGCGCCGCGCTGGGGCGTCGGCATCTGGGGCACGGGCACCTGGATCCGCTGAAGTCCGGGCGCGCGGGTGGCGGCCACGGCCATGGGTTCCCGAGTAGGCTGCGGGGTGTCCCGCGCCGTCTCCCGCTCGATGTGCCGCGCGAGCACGAAGTCGGACATCCTCTGCGCGTCGGCCGCGGCACGCCGGATCTCGCGCGGGTCCTCCTCGAGCGCCTGGACCCAGCCCTCGACGTAGGCCGCACCCCGGCTGGGGTCGTGGCCGACGCCGACGCGTTCGCCGGTCATCATGGCGCTGATCTCCGCCCGCAGCTCCTCGCGCGCGTAGTCCGGGGATCCGAACCCGTTCTTGATCCCTTCGGCGAGCGTCTCCCGGTCCATCCGCTCGGGGTGGCCGGTGCTGTGGCCCAGCTCGTGCAGCGCGGTCTGGTAGTAGTGGTTGGCGGACGGGAACTGGCCGCGCTCGGGCAGCACGATCTCGTCGCGCTTCATGTGGTAGTAGGCGCGGTCGCCCTGGACGTGGCGGATGGGCACGCCCGCGTCCTCCATGACCTTCTCGGCCTCCTGGTGCGCCTTCCACAGTGGCTCGGGAGTGGGGTTCGCGCGCTCCGGCAGCCCGTCGGCCTGCTCGGCGTTGAACACGGTGTACTGCCGCACGAACGGCGTCTTGAGCTTCTCGTAGCGGTAGACGCGCTTTCCCTCGGCATCCCGCCTCGGTTGGCCCTGTGCGTCCGTGACGGCGATCCGCTTGTGGTCCTGGAAGGAGAGGATGCGCGTGCCGGTCTCGCCCTTCCTGACCTGTCCGCCCCGCGCCTGGATCTGGCGGTAGGTGCCCCAGCGCACGTCGCCGTAGCCGTGCTCCTGCTGGGCGGCGGCGAGGTGCAGGCTGTTGCCGCCCCTGTAGGAGCGGTCGGTGTCCACGTTCATGGGCATGACGCGCTCGCCCGGCGCCCACGGCTTCTGCCAGGGCGCGGTGCCCTGCTTGATCTGCTCGATGATCGCATCGGCGAACTTGCGGTGGTATTCGTCGTGGTTCATCCGTCCACCTCCTCGCCGCCGATGGCGCCGTGCGGGTCGTGCCAGGCGGCCGCGATCTCGTCCTCGCTCCCCACGTCCTCGGGGAAGAGGCCGTACTCCTCGGCCATGTAGGCCGGGACTCCGAGCGTGTCGCCTGCGTCGCGCGCGAGCTCGCGGTCGAAGTCCTCGAACGTCTCGATGGGGATGGTGCTGCCGTTCCAGCTCATGGGTTCATCTCCTTCGGTGTGGGTTCTTCTCCCCGGCCCGCTTCAGGCGGCCCGGTGATCCAGTGGCCGGTGGCCGCGTCGTAGCCGCCGACCTCGAGCGCGTCCTCGACGAACCGCCTGCCTCCGCGGCGGGCCACGTGCAGGACGAGCGCGATCCCGTCGACGACGCCCCGGCAGGTCACCTCCCAGGGCAGCGCGTCCCCGGCCTGCATGGCGCAGCTCGCGAGCCGCGAGAGCGCGGAGCGCGCGTTGTTGGCGTGGATGGTGGTGAGCGATCCGCCGTGGCCGGTGTTGAGCGCCTGCAGCAGGTCGGCGGCCTCGCCGCCCCGGACCTCGCCGACGACGATGTGGTCGGGCCGGTGGCGGAGCGCGTGGCGCACCAGGTCGCGGATCTCGACGGGCGTCTCGGTGAGCGTGGCCCCGGCCTCGAACCGGACGCAGTTGGGGCTGTCGATCCTCAGTTCGAGGGTGTCCTCGATCGCAACGATGCGCTCGTCGTCGGGCAGCAGTTCGATCAGCGCGTTCAAGAGCGTGGTCTTGCCCGAGCCCGTGCCGCCGGAGACGAGGACGTTCCGGCGGCCGAGGAGCGTGGCCCGGGCGGCTTCGAGGATGTCTTCGGGCAGCGAGCCCAGGCGCACGAGATCCTCGGCCGAGAACGCGCGGCCCCCGAACCGGCGTATGGTGATGGCGACCTCGGGAGAAGCGGGCGGCGTGCAGATCGCAACGCGCGAGCCGTCCTCCAGCCGCGCGTCCAGGATCGGCCGCGCGGCGGGATCGAGCCCGAGCGGCCGGGCGATGTGGATGGCGGCGCGGTGGAGCCAGGCCGCGGTGAGGGCCGGAGCCTCGCGCGGCTCCAGTCTGCCGGCCCGCTCGACCCAGACGTTGCCGGGGCCGTTGATCATGATCTCGGAGACGTCCGGGTCCCCGAGCAGCCCCTCGAGGCCCGGCAGGAACGGAGTGAGGTGGCCGACCCCGCTCGCGCGCTTCATATCCGGCCTTCCTCGCGTTGCCGCCAGTAGCCCGTCTCCCTGGGCAGGTAATGGGGCTTCAGGTAGACGCGGGTGGCCGGAAGCGACCTGACGCCGTCGTACGGGAGGCAGACGGCCTGGTAGTTGGCAAGCAGCCCGAACTCGCGCGGCGTGAACACGGGCTCCCTCTGCCGGCGGAACGACTTGCTCGCGCCGATGGTGCCGCGTCCGCCTCCGGCGCGCCCGGACAGGAGCGAGAACTCGGGCCTGCCCGTGGTCTCGGTGAACGTGTAGGAGGCCTGCGTCTTCATGACGGAGCCGCACATCTCCGACGCGATCTTCGCCGACGCCTCGTCGGAGAGCGACAGGAAGATCCGGGTGCGGAGCGTCTGGACGAGCGTGCGCCACGCCTCGCCCGAGGGCAGCACGGAGCGGAGCGAGGAGATCGACTGGGTGGCCACGATCGGAACGCACCGGCACTGCCGGGTCAGCGCGAACGCCTTCTCGTCGCCCGAGGGGTCGTCCTGCCCGACCGTCGCGAACGCCTGGTACTCGTCGCAGATGAACACGGCGGGCCGCATGTAGCGCCCGGGACGCCGGGCGGCCTCGGCGGGCCGCCGGAGCAGCGCCTGCATCCAGGCGTTCTTGAGCAGCACGCCGATGGCGCGGGCGAGCGCCGGATTCGCCCCGGCGGGCATGTTGAGCGCCAGCACCTTGCCGCCCTCGATCAGGTCGCTGAGCGGCGGCAGCCGGCGCCGGAGGCCCGGCAGGGGCAGCACGTCGGCGGCGTCCGGTTCGGCGTCGGCGTCGTCGGCCGCAGCGCCATCCGTATGGCCGGACGCGGGAACGGACGGCGACTCCTCTTCGCCCGGCGGCGGCGGGCAGAACACGCCGGCGACCTCGGGCTGGTCGAAGAGCGACAGGAACACGCTGATGCCCTCGACGATCGAGGTGCGGAGCTTGGCGTCGAGCGCCATCCAGT
Encoded here:
- a CDS encoding TraM recognition domain-containing protein, giving the protein WMALDAKLRTSIVEGISVFLSLFDQPEVAGVFCPPPPGEEESPSVPASGHTDGAAADDADAEPDAADVLPLPGLRRRLPPLSDLIEGGKVLALNMPAGANPALARAIGVLLKNAWMQALLRRPAEAARRPGRYMRPAVFICDEYQAFATVGQDDPSGDEKAFALTRQCRCVPIVATQSISSLRSVLPSGEAWRTLVQTLRTRIFLSLSDEASAKIASEMCGSVMKTQASYTFTETTGRPEFSLLSGRAGGGRGTIGASKSFRRQREPVFTPREFGLLANYQAVCLPYDGVRSLPATRVYLKPHYLPRETGYWRQREEGRI
- a CDS encoding ATPase, T2SS/T4P/T4SS family — its product is MKRASGVGHLTPFLPGLEGLLGDPDVSEIMINGPGNVWVERAGRLEPREAPALTAAWLHRAAIHIARPLGLDPAARPILDARLEDGSRVAICTPPASPEVAITIRRFGGRAFSAEDLVRLGSLPEDILEAARATLLGRRNVLVSGGTGSGKTTLLNALIELLPDDERIVAIEDTLELRIDSPNCVRFEAGATLTETPVEIRDLVRHALRHRPDHIVVGEVRGGEAADLLQALNTGHGGSLTTIHANNARSALSRLASCAMQAGDALPWEVTCRGVVDGIALVLHVARRGGRRFVEDALEVGGYDAATGHWITGPPEAGRGEEPTPKEMNP
- a CDS encoding zincin-like metallopeptidase domain-containing protein, whose protein sequence is MNHDEYHRKFADAIIEQIKQGTAPWQKPWAPGERVMPMNVDTDRSYRGGNSLHLAAAQQEHGYGDVRWGTYRQIQARGGQVRKGETGTRILSFQDHKRIAVTDAQGQPRRDAEGKRVYRYEKLKTPFVRQYTVFNAEQADGLPERANPTPEPLWKAHQEAEKVMEDAGVPIRHVQGDRAYYHMKRDEIVLPERGQFPSANHYYQTALHELGHSTGHPERMDRETLAEGIKNGFGSPDYAREELRAEISAMMTGERVGVGHDPSRGAAYVEGWVQALEEDPREIRRAAADAQRMSDFVLARHIERETARDTPQPTREPMAVAATRAPGLQRIQVPVPQMPTPQRGAGPSR